The Lasioglossum baleicum chromosome 12, iyLasBale1, whole genome shotgun sequence genome segment CGCGATTGTTTTTGAACTCTGTAACGTGAATCGTTTGATCTGGAacgaaaatagtatttcaaataataaatactaaataatccTACTTATTTTATagtgtctgtacaactttgaaaataaaatattttatttgatgaagtaatttttgaaaataaaattttttatttgatgaagtaatttttggaaataacatattttatttgttgcagtaatttttgaaaatagtatttgaaaatagtattttattttaagaatattgaaaatatttggactttgtctttattttcgattttaattttaaatattattgctcaaaattATGGTTCACATTCAATAGATTTCTGACTATAAATAGTTTCCTGGTGGTAAGATACACTGTGTATGTTTATCAACAAACCTCAGTAGGCATATGCTGTGAACTGAAGTGGATATACGCAGTAATAGCAGcaatcaaagaaaaaaataaaacgaaaatgtggcaaatgatatagtttcttatattaagtaccatttctctactttaaattattgctaaaataataaatattaaattagtaaTGCGATTTCTGACAGTATTAGGTATATAacgatgcaaaaaataaaatattctatttttgtgtttcagattattaaaatatagtccggtcaatgaatgctcgtaagggggatgtagagggaaatggaaggaacacaatttttaactttgggactttgtttcgaCTAGTTAGGAagcaaacatactaaaagtccctactcctgggAGGTGTGCGGcttacaggggggcacgtagaaggtcccctttttcggttttccgcttatatctcggaaactatgtgtcccagcgataagaccattccatacaaaattaatgctgacaaaacgtgccacaagattgattgtattcagtttttcgctacctcgcatagtttccgagatatccgcgctcaaaagttcactaattgtgagaaagaaatttttgccttatttgactagctaactagcagaattagtgaactttcagcgcgaatatctcgggaactgtgcgagatagcgaaaaactgaatgcaatcaatcttatagcacattttgtcagcttcaattttgtatagaatggtcttatcgctaggacacatagtttccgagatataaacggaaaaccgaaaaaggggaccttctacgtgccccgtGCACCCCGCTcatctcctaggagtggggacttttaatatgtttacctcctaactagtccaaacaaaggcccaaagttaaaaattgtgttccttccatttccctctacaacttttcattgactggactaatagaaatattttactttgcacatttcagattattaaaatagaaatattttatttcgaggttcagattgttcaaataaaatactattttttttaagcaaaatataaaatctaaaatattaaatagtatttcaaatattttttacgccaaataatgcccacctctgcacTGATGGACGTTGTTGTGGTATTAGCATTAGCACATCCCGTTGGCTGCATGTGGTCTCGCCGGTTAGCGCCTCCGCGAGGACCTTCGCGGGCGTCGGCAGTCGTTACACCTGCGGGACCGTCGGTTCTCCCTGACGGAAGACATCTCTTCAATTCGCCCCCTCAAATTTACCATTTTCTCTTCCATGAAGATGACCATCTGTCTCAAGTTCTTCGACTCCGCGTGCAGCAAGAGGAGGCACTGTAAGATTTTCTCTGCTTGTTCGATCGCGGAACTACcaatttcaaaatgttcgattGTAGAGAAATGGGTTCGCGACTGTTCGAATGTTGCCCGCCAAACTAATCTTAGACAactgtttcaatttaaataacggatcgtgtggataaggaattgactggaggaatcgcgtttcgttctagatctgttggtgaactcgtcagtaaggcaaatccaacagatcctgccttagacgcgcgcagatcaaaccgtgttgatctgtattgtagtgaaatgtgctgatcgtgtatgcagcaatcacgtgagacgctcaagcaagactggtcagtgttactcgttcagagattcggaagcgaactgctgaaagtactggacgttggtcttagcgagaggtcggttaggctcctcgtgggtggagaggttgaccttagacaaggaaagggaagtagaatctattgtaatgagggaaagaactgtccgggttggttcagtcaactcgtcgtttaccaatcaggacacccttaattgttcaaacttccttccatggtgactgagaggctggtctagtcggaaggaagagtggggtgctacctggtatgaaggcaagagcggtaattgacgtcgctcgacggttgactgtcgccccttgaccgtgtccttaaagaattgaatgtttaaCCTTGGACCGAGCTTAGCGAACGCGGGCGTACACATCTGGGGTTACACATTTGGGGTTGTAATTTATGACGGCGAGGGTTCTTTAGAGTTGTATCTTGAGTGACCGTGAATATTCTTAACCCCGGACGAAGTAAGTATTCCGAGAATTGCCGgatgtacaaaataacatttggccgtacctgagtgaccgtagcataaataatcttctaatcCGAAAAACGGTTGGTAACGGCTATATCGTAAATAAAGTACGAAGTCGACCCTTAAGCTCTTTATTTCGCGCGGCAGTACGGTTCACTGCAGATGCCATGGTTCTTTATGTTTAAAGGAGAATTTCCGTTAACGAATTTCTTgcgaggaaaaacatttctttgtgtaggactACGATCCGTTGCGACGGAACATGCTCCCCCTCGTTGATCGGTTCGATCGATCAATACAATATAAGACATTGACTCACTTGGTTTAGGTTGAGACAGCAGCACTGGATGATTGTGCGCTGTTTAAATTAGGAAGAGGCGCCAGCCTCTTCACGTTTCGCGTGTACGTGCCGTTGATGGTACGAACGGTTACTGCCCTTATGATCCCGTCTGGCCCTGGATGAATTTGTTGTATTCGACCTAGATGCCAACACAATGGTGGCAGAGAGTCGTCCTTCAGAAGTACAACAGTTCTGATGTTGATCTCGTGACCTCCCCTGGTCCACTTGTGACGAATATTAAGCTGATGAACATATTCTTTGTGCCATCGTTTCCAGAAATCTTGTTTAACCTTCTGGATATGTTGCCAAGTAGACAGGCGATTGGATGGCGTTTGGCTGAAATCAGTCTCGGTAATGCACGTCAAAGAACCACCGATCAGGAAATGGTCCGGAGTAAGAGCGGACATGTCGTTTGGATCTGACGAGAGAGGTGTCAGAGGACGCGAATTGAGAATGGCTTCGACCTCGATAACGAATGTAGTAAATTGTTCATGTGTGAACAGTTCTATGCCGACGACTCGTTTCATGTGGTGTTTAAATGATTTGACGGCGGCCTCCCACAATCCACCGAAATGAGGTGATAACGCGGGCATGAAATGCCATGAAATTTCCTTGGCAGttataaaatgattaaatttctcATCCTTGGATAATGTTTGTTGAAGTGCGATTAACTTATTGTTCGCGCCAACGAAATTTGTACCATTATCTGAGTAAAGGTTCTTGCAAATTCCTCGTCGAGCTataaatcgtttgagagcggcAATGAATGCTTCTGTTGTCAAGTCGCTGACGACCTCTAAATGGACGGCTTTAGTTGCAAAGCAAACAAAAACGGCCACGTATACCTTGACTCGGACTCGATTTCTGAATTGCCGCTCCTTTATGAAAAAAGGACCGCAATAGTCTATGCCGCTGGTCAGGAACGGGCGACCCTCGGTGACGCGCGCGGCAGGTAGGTTGCCCATAACATAATCGACGGGATTGGGGTTCATCCGGAAACACTTGATGCAGCCCCGAATGATTTGGCGTGTTATATTTTTTCCGTCGATTGGCCAATATAACTGTCGTACGTCGTAGAGTGTGGCTGTAATCCCTGAATCATGGTTTTTCTGATGCGAATCTCGTATGATAAGTCTAGTAATGTGATGTCCCCGAGGCAATAATATCGGATGTTTTTGTTCGAAAGACAATGAGGAATTCTGTAGTCGTCCACCAACGCGCAGGATTCCTTCGTCGTCGAGAAATGGACACAACGGTTGTAATTTACTGGTGTTTGACAATTTTCCTAATTTCAAATCGTGAATATCCTGAGCAAAGGTGACGGCTTGCAATAGCTTTACTATTCGTTTATTAGAATCCTTTATTTCCTTAAGAGATAAAGGCCCTGTGTTTTGATCCTTGACTCGAAAGCGTAAACAATAGGCTACGATTCGTCGGAGTTTGTGTATGTACGAGTATCGCATCAAGATCTCATCAGTTAGGATGGTCGAACTGACTAGACAGGTTACTGAACGCAATTCCGGTAATTCTTCACATTTGGTGAATCTTGCGGGTGGCCATTCCGTTTGATCCTTTGAGAGCCACTCAGGACCGTTACGCCAAAGCGCATTGTTGTTGAACTCGGCTGCGGTGATTCCGCGAGAAATAAGGTCGGCTGGATTGTCTGCTGACCGAATATACCGCCATGACTGAATATCTGTTTTCCGTTGGATATCGGCTACGCGGTTCGCGACGAACGTCTTTAAAATTGACGGTTGCTTGCGCAACCAACCCAAGACGATGGTCGAATCTGTCCAGAAAGTGGTCTTGTCGATATTGTGCGTCAATGCATTCCGCGTGGTTTGGAACAAGGTAGCTAATAATACTGCACCGCACAGTTCCAGTCGAGCCAATGTGATTTGGCTAAGTGGTGCGACTCGTGATTTGGCACAGAGTAGATGCGCGTGAATGGACCCGAATTTATCAATTgttcgtatacagggtgtttacctacaggtgggagaaaatttaaggggtgattctcgacgataatataagacgaaaatgaagaataaaaaaattgcgatttcggcttcgttatttagttattaacaattaaaaatccgcctaaaatgctgcaacacttctaacaaaagtatacgttgcgtacgtcagacaggcgcgcgacagtctcgtatcaagtgacaaacgcatgcataccttggctcacatttggggccccagcgaggtgaaaatgtttaaaaaatcgttggacgacactgaacctacctactcgttaaaatccacaagggcatttctaatatccgccctatggaattatcgagtagaaggggccaatgccctttcacttttaaattcttctcacacatatccacacaaatccttatcctgcactataattgttcataagacCGTACTTATACTgaaataaacgctctagcacaatttacaatatcatacacgcacactacgagtttacagagagtacaagtttactgaggggaatgaggagaatgtaaagaactcgtaatcctttaatgttgaaacactgcactttattgaacttgatttacgtcgcgagactcgctcacagacagaacggatatctttgaggtcatgcgatttctgcgaacggaaatcttcgacgcgtgcgagaagaatcgtccgttcaagctagcatccgtatgcacactgattcaagacagctaatgtggtcaatgcacaatGCACActcatgagatatttcgcggtcacagacagaatgagaaagaatcacgtgtaacgtcgtaccgacgtgttgcgtcggctTTGTTcgtacgagcaaattctcgccgtatatacatatatatacatatggtatacttatacatgcttatacctccttcgtaaaatccaaaccgaaatcgcgtttaaacctatacacagcgatatgtatatatatcttacgcgtatttatatatacagggtgtcccaagaccccttcgactccgggaaatgggaggttccttaggtcatttgaagcaacattttcctatgcaccaatgtcagccggggctttgtttaggagttattaacgaaaaacacggaccaatcagagcgcgacctagacgcgcgatggcacgttcagccaggcgctccgggagacgagcgcggtgtaacgccgcgatgccgcaacgaacaagagtttctcgagattatgtgaatcctccccgatttggatgagctttggatatgttgtcaagaccatcattctgaacaacatttccctttacagtttttgtcggccggctttagtttacgagatacataattgtaaaaacttgtaattgtaaatcgatcgatagtactatcttctacccgatttggatgagctttggatatgttgtcaagaccatgattctgaacaacattaccctttacagtttttgtcggtcggaagaactttacttgtcaattcatatgggtggatctctttacccgacttacggcaactttacccgaacgagggaaaaagcagaaactgattgtattaaaacctcacttattcagccgtaaatccatttgctgcttcgaaatgtgtgtcactgggtcactcggtgacgaactgcacagatgtcttcaggtatacgacagtaccgaaagctaagggacgtacggccaggtcgacgaactgcacagccggtggtaaaaggcctaagggatgcgcggtcaagtcgacgatccagaatttcagtttcactttcgaatcggtaaataattcgtatgtttatttcacacagatgccttgaaatttttccacactcacaatcactgttcacatttgtcaacacatagttatgcactaataataattgccatatcccttgtcctgctgcacaaatcacaacaatcaggtaatgcaatcactagactgcggatttcatgcatttgtagcaaacatgagtaggtgcattttaagacactagagagattaaagtaatttcagaacaccaatgtattattttcaacttcttaaaatgatcacagtaagaatcaaatatctgtctggctcctgtcccttgtaatagcggcagccaactttcattttacatacagatccgcagtctagtgattagattaaataatcgtttaattagtttaagcaattattattagtgcataactatgtgttgacaaatgtgaacagtgattgtgagtgtggaaaaatttcaaggcatctgtgtgaaataaacatacgaattatttaccgattcgaaagtgaaactgaaattctggatcgtcgacttgaccgcgcatcccttaggccttctaccaccggctgtgcagttcgtcgacctggccgtacgtcccttagctttcggtactgtcgtatacctgaagacatctgtacagttcgtcaccgagtgacccagtgacacacatttcgaagcagcaaatggatttacggctgaataagtgaggtttcaatacaatcagtttctgcttcttctctcgttcgggtaacgttgccgtaagtcgggtaaaaagatccacccatatgaattgacaagtaaagttcttccgcgaccgacaaaaagtctaaaagaaatgttcagaatcatggtcttgacaacatatccaaagctcatccaaatcgggtaaaagatagtacaatcgatcgatttacaattaaaagtttttacatttatcgcgtaaactaaagccggccgacaaaaactgtaaagggaaatgttgttcagaatcatggtcttgacaacatatccaaagctcatccaaatcggggaggattcacataatctcgagaaactcttgttcgttacggcatcgcggcgttacaccacgctcgtctcccggcgcgccgggctgaacgtgccatcgcgcgtctaggtcgcgctctgattggtccgtgtttttcgttaataactcctaaacaaagccccggctgacgttggtgcaaaggaaaatgttgcttcaaatgacctaaggaacctcccatttcccggagtcgaaggagtcttgggacaccctgtatatatatatatatatatatatatatacatatacatatatatacatatccccgtgagcgtgaacatagggaatcggaaaagacgcaatagtcaccggtacaagcggacgccagcatggcaaccgcgagtacaggtgtacgtacgtctaaaccgtcgcctcgttcaaacagcgaaaagtatacatcgacgacgacatattcgtccgtacctcgtatgatttagacaaaggacttcacggttcaccgaatccctatggtccgcgctctcattataaataagacgaaatcgcgcgaatctcttctgctagttcagacccgcttccagttcagactctcttctagttcagtctcttccagtttcggaatttacaccattcagttctctagcgtcttcaGTCGAGTACAGTtcaatcgcgttttcggacttcaATCCAGTTTAgtccattttctcgcgttttcggactctgttccaaatcgctcacgatactcaggtcgtattgcaccttaccatttctaccattttctttacaattatatttcaattgtttctaaattatcagtcgagtttgctcgtagaTTCTTATAccatatttacagatattattctgtgctattttgttcatacgagcttgctcgcactatctttcatattacaattgctatttctgcgctattttgttcagacgagctcgctcgctttataattcatattacaattgctattccTGCGCTATTTCGTTCATATGAGCTTGCTCGCatcattattcaaattataattgttgtttttgcgctattttgttgcacgagcttgctcgcattatgaTTCAAagctataattgttattttgtgctattctgttgtacgagcttgctcgcactataattcaagttcgtaattcttatttttgtgctcttttgcttcgtacgagctcgctcgcatacTACTGGAttttattctgtgctatatatttcgtttgagcttgctcgcaagccgtcacTATATTTTGTTTCGCGAGCCCTGCTCGCAACTCATTACTTTGTATCTtttctggttcattatactttgtttgtttaaacccattatttcgcagcttaattcagcaacatcctgctcctcgatatcttccacttttaaagtgtcgttcccagtgaccggttaaagtgatcgcgaaagtgagtgtgcgcgtggtgtttcatcgggttgttcgactccgacctggttccgcaaattccttagacttcctacgtccgttcttctaaccctaaaattggtgtatcaatcgtgtacgtctgagcccagagggtgctcggtaccgagagaacactaattcccttcgatcgaaatctcctgccacaaatcgagcaaacccacgcgttcggacgagttgcacacacccgcatagtgacacttcgaccactgggaaccatctctaccTCTACTACCGCGATgcgtgttagttctacgcggtgttcacgacggacgacgtccgtctcggttcgcatttattcccctcttcgccttttcaacaacgacgaacaccggtatcgggtccccgatcagacgtggacgttacgcgccacgtggatctaagatcgtcttaaataaattaggcggttacgtccccgccccgtctgggctcgtttcgtcggatcatttccgacccgggacgtaacacacgaaattcgtgaaaacaggatagacaatgtattggtatagcaacgcgcgatgtttgggcggtagtttgctgtaggttcttcatttgttttatcgatctggcatcgacctcatcagctggcttgaatcagtgtgcatacagatgctagcttgtacggacgattcttctcgcacgcgtcgaagatttccgttcgcagacatcacacgacctcaagatgtccgttccgtctgtgagcaagtctcgcgacgtaaatcaagttcaataaagtgcagtgtttcaacattaaaggattacgagttctttacattctcctcattcccctcagtaaacttgtactctctgtaaactcgtagtgtgcgtgtatgatattgtaaattgtgctagagcgtttattccagtataagtACGgtcttatgaacaattatagtgcaggataaggatttgtgtggatatgtgtgagaagaatttaaaagtgaaagggcattgaccccttctactcgataattccatagggcggatattagaaatgcccttgtggattttaacgagtaggtaggtttagtgtcgtccaacgattttttaaacattttcacctcgctggggccccaaatgagagccaaggtatgcatgcgtttgtcacttgatacgagactgtcgcgcgcctgtctgacgtacgcaacgtatacttttgttagaagtgttgcagcattttaggcggatttttaattgttaataactaaataacgaagccgaaatcgcaatttttttattcttcattttcgtcttatattatcgtcgagaaccaccccttaaattttctcccacctgtaggtaaacaccctgtatatatacaggCGCCGTAGGCTCTTTCGCTTGCGTCGCAAAACCCATGTATTTCTGTTTGTCTCGCGTTGTTCAGTTTCACCAAACGATTAAATTCGATATTGTTGAGTTGTTGTAGGTCACCCTTGAAGTTCATCCATTCTGTGTGGATGCTGACTGGGACAGATTCGTCCCAAGTGATTTTTAAGGTCCATAGTTGTTGCATCAATATTTTGGCAACAATTGTAATGGGTCCGAGTAACCCGAGTGGATCATAGATCTTCGCGATGGTCGATAATATGGTTCGTTTGGTGATTTCCGTGGTTGCGGAAGGTTGAACTGAGTATCGAATCGCGTCGTGTCTGGCGTCCCATGATACTCCTAATGTTTTCATGGTGGATTCATCACCGAGAATCTTTGGATGGATTAATTCCTTACTTAAGTTTGATAATAACCTCGGTTCGTTTGACGCCCACTGTCGAATATTGAGACCGCCTCTTTTCAATAGGGTGATTGTTTGATGTTGCAACTTCTTCGCCTCCGCTAGCGAATCTGTACCGGTCAATAAATCATCGACGTATAGGTCTTTCTTAATTCGAGCCGCTGCTTCCGGAAAATCGCGTGCTTCGTCGTCTGCCAATTGGTGTAAGCATCGTATGGCTAAATAGGGAGCTGGCGCGAGCCCGAACGTAACAGTGTTTAATTCGTATGTATTGATTTCTTGGTGTGCGTCTCGCCATAATATTCTCTGGTAAAGGCGATCTTCGGGTTGAACGAGGAATTGACGATACATCTTTTCGATATCTCCGGTAATGACGTATGCATGCATTCGGAATCTTAATAGTAGCGACAGAAGGTCGTCTTGCAACGTGGGACCGATTCGAAGGGTGTCGTTCAACGAGAGATTCGTGCTTGTTTTGGCTGACCCGTCGAACACGACCCGGAGCTTGGTTGTTGAACTCGTTGGTTTTATGACGGCGTGTTGTGGTAAATAAAACCCTGGTGCGTGCGTGTTCGTCACGCGTGTCATGTGTCCGAGTGAGCGATATTCGTCTATCACCTTTGTGTATTGATCTCTTAATTCCGGATCACGTTCTAACTTTCGTTCAAGCGTTCGAAAACGGTTCAAGGCGCGCGAATATGACTCTCCGTGGTGTTCCCGTTTTTCATTGAAGGGTAATGCTACTATGTATCGACCGGACTCGTTGCGTTTCACAGTTGCGCTAAAATGACTTTCACAAGCTTGATCTTCAAGTGATCCGAATTGTTTAACGGCTCCTTCCTCGATTTCCCAGAATCTTTGTAGTTCGAAATTTACGTTGGTAGAAAGGGTTCGATGGCTCATTCGTGGTGTCGTGACGAGATCACCTCCTAAGATCCATCCGAATTAGGTCTTTTGTAATATAAGATCAACGTTGTTTTGTTTTGATAGGTTGATTTGCCCTATGCTGAGGCATGACAACGCAGGTCCGGTCCCGAGCAACATATCAATCTTTCCCGGGCGATGAAAGTCTGGATCGGCCAAAGGCAAATTTGCTGGTATACGAAGGTCGGCTCGATCGATTTGATTATCTGGTACTGTCCCTGCGATCCGTGGTATTGTGCAAAACGTTAGTGTTCGTTGATAATTTGTTAATCGTGATTTGACTGTGGCGGTCACGAGGCTGCTTGATGTGGTATTCAATTGATTTAAAGCTTCAATGACTGCTGTCTGACGGGTCGTCGGTAAGCCCGATCGTTTCGCGAGTTCGTCCGTGATGAGGTTCGCATTGGAACACGTGTCGATCAGCGTACGGCACAATATCGGATTGCGATCGCGATCTAGTATATAAATTCGTGCGGTGGTTAACAGACCGTTCGTTATTCCGTTTGACAAGAAAGTACGAGTAGGAAGCGATAACTGTCTGGCGATTCCCGATGCTAGTCAGGCTTCTGCAGTTGGAATTGTAGATTTCTGATCAGTGTGAAGTCGAGTGTTATGTCTCTGTCCGCACATACGACATTGACCTCTAACGCAGTTCTCGAGCTTGTGATTTGATTGCAGGCAGTTTTGGCACAATCTCGCGGTTCGCACAGCTGCCCAGCGATCGTCGATTGTCATATTCATGAATTTAGGACACGCGTAGGATTTGTGCGTTCGCGAGTTGCAGAACTTGCATGCTTGTTCAGAAgtcgttgtcacgaatgttcgtTTTCTAGGTACAGGTGATGATGAGATCTCTTTCGATCTCGTCGCGGATGCCCAGGATCTTTTCGAGGGTCGTGATCGCGTGCTTGTCGACGGACGGTGGTTTTCTGGCAACGCGGTTTTGACTTGGTTGACCGCTGACGTGCGAGAGCTGCCTTGATGCGATGCGTTACGAAGGTGTTTAAACATCGCTGTTGCCTGAGGCATCTGCGTATCCAAAAATGTTTGTTCCCAAGTTCGGCGCGTCTCAGAATCCATACGATCGATCGCGATGCTGATAATAAAGTCATTCGCGATGTCCTCCCATGATCGGCCAAGGGTTTGCAGCGAACGGATGTGCGATTGAAGGTGATTTACTAGATTGTTGATCGCGTCGGGCGTATTGTTTGGCATTGCCGGCGTTTCGAGCAGTAGTGCGGTGTGCCGGAGAACGAGTGCGCGTTGATTATCGTAAGTTTCCATTAATTGGGCCCATGCTGCTTGGTAGTTTACCTCGCTCATCGTGAATGATTCGATGGCGGCTTGTGCTTGTCCCGATACCGATAGTCTCAAATAGTTGAACCGTTGTATGTCTGTTAGTCCTGTGTGTTTTTGTATTAGACTTAAGAACGCGCCCTTAAAGGGTAGCCATTTTTCAAGGCGACCGTCGAATATTGGAAGATTAATTTTTGGCAGATGTACCCCGCTTATGCTAGTCGACGTGGACGGTGCCGGTGAATCTGTCACGGTTCTTGTCGATTGGCTAATGGTCGGTTCGAAACCTTCTAACAACTGTATCGCGTTAGCTAACGCGTCATCGTACACCGTGGTTACATCCTTGCGTTCAGTCTCGGTCTGGTCGAAATCTTCGTGATGCCCTATCTCATCTTG includes the following:
- the LOC143214208 gene encoding uncharacterized protein LOC143214208, whose translation is MTRVTNTHAPGFYLPQHAVIKPTSSTTKLRVVFDGSAKTSTNLSLNDTLRIGPTLQDDLLSLLLRFRMHAYVITGDIEKMYRQFLVQPEDRLYQRILWRDAHQEINTYELNTVTFGLAPAPYLAIRCLHQLADDEARDFPEAAARIKKDLYVDDLLTGTDSLAEAKKLQHQTITLLKRGGLNIRQWASNEPRLLSNLSKELIHPKILGDESTMKTLGVSWDARHDAIRYSVQPSATTEITKRTILSTIAKIYDPLGLLGPITIVAKILMQQLWTLKITWDESVPVSIHTEWMNFKGDLQQLNNIEFNRLVKLNNARQTEIHGFCDASERAYGALLLATLFQTTRNALTHNIDKTTFWTDSTIVLGWLRKQPSILKTFVANRVADIQRKTDIQSWRYIRSADNPADLISRGITAAEFNNNALWRNGPEWLSKDQTEWPPARFTKCEELPELRSVTCLVSSTILTDEILMRYSYIHKLRRIVAYCLRFRVKDQNTGPLSLKEIKDSNKRIVKLLQAVTFAQDIHDLKLGKLSNTSKLQPLCPFLDDEGILRVGGRLQNSSLSFEQKHPILLPRGHHITRLIIRDSHQKNHDSGITATLYDVRQLYWPIDGKNITRQIIRGCIKCFRMNPNPVDYVMGNLPAARVTEGRPFLTSGIDYCGPFFIKERQFRNRVRVKVYVAVFVCFATKAVHLEVVSDLTTEAFIAALKRFIARRGICKNLYSDNGTNFVGANNKLIALQQTLSKDEKFNHFITAKEISWHFMPALSPHFGGLWEAAVKSFKHHMKRVVGIELFTHEQFTTFVIEVEAILNSRPLTPLSSDPNDMSALTPDHFLIGGSLTCITETDFSQTPSNRLSTWQHIQKVKQDFWKRWHKEYVHQLNIRHKWTRGGHEINIRTVVLLKDDSLPPLCWHLGRIQQIHPGPDGIIRAVTVRTINGTYTRNVKRLAPLPNLNSAQSSSAAVST